The Nicotiana sylvestris chromosome 6, ASM39365v2, whole genome shotgun sequence genomic sequence tttttgggaaGAGAATTTGTTTTAACCAATGTTGATCATCTACTTTATTAGAAGTTTCACTACTTTAATAGTGGTTGTATTCATGGTTGTACTTCATTCACGAAAAGGGAAGTGACGGGGCATCTTTAAATTTACTGATATGGAGATATATACACACACGTAAAAGTATTTTCTATAACTTTAATTGTTTTTGTTTATTGAGTGGAGAGCGATGTGTAACACATTGACACTCCACAAAAGAAAAAAGCAAAGGGATAGAGGAGTTCGATAACACCAAAGTATGGCTAACCAATAAAATCTGTGGATTAGGTTATTCGTCTGTGTGTTTTCTTGATTACTACTAGCAGAAAACAGCTAAGAAAAATACGTAGAAAACAGAGTGGAGCTCCTTCAGTTTGTTTCTTttcattaaataaataaatggataGGGAAGATATATGGTTGGGTAACCGCCAATACCATGTGTATCCACCTGTATGTTACATTTTCTTGTCTTTGTTGCCTTCACCTAAGAACCTAGCTACTTAAAGTTAGTTACTCTAttatatttgtttctttcttttagtaCTAGCTATGACCTGTCGCTTAATTTTTCCATTAAAAGTTTGGTGTCAAAATTAATGGCAGATTACATTTTTTATCGCTATATTTAGTACCTTTTCTTTTACTATACGTATTATCTTTTTGTTTACTGACAATCATAATTTCGTTGATATTTAGCACTAATTTGCGATTAAAAtaagtttttttttataatattatgCTTGGGATTACTCTCCGGTGTGATGCAGCTGAAAAGCAATATAGGGAAATACTTCTCTCTATAAAAATAACACAGttaagccaaaaaaaaaaagagtgatacGGTAGAACAACATACCCGGTATAATCCCATATAGTGATGTCTAGTGAGGGTAGtgttgtattgggaaaaattgtatttaaatataaaggtgacgtgtcgaaacacgtagactggtcaaatggtcaaagaattacaactagccaagaggcacgagttgcaacagatacgagcaaatggcagaggaagaggcacgggcaggAATACAAATAACCCAACACtcgtacctatctaagtcatttatgttTGAGAATTAAAAGGAATGAATttgacaatagaaaagagtgcagatatggcatttaataggcattaaatatGGAATACGTTAGGgaatttgtattgaatataatgattatgtaacgtaatattaaatgtctttaattactcataatagcctcattatgatttgggcgaAACGTATATccccaagatatctataaaatggagacatctgatcaattgtaaggacacgaaacatTATTGATATaaaactttggtttacttgtttttcttgattactctcttgttacctaaattacttccttctatacactcttttgattatcagtaactcgtgttcttctaaattctagctttgactaaaatattattttttggttaaacaaattggttccattgtcgggaatctgataatctattttcttttcgcttaattttccttgttgcatcaactatgtcgaacaacaatgacaacgTCCGAGGAAACCAAGAAAACCAGATGAACCAACAACTTCAGAGAGACCCTCAGGATAATAACGCGCTGATTATTTCTCCACAAGGCTCTCCTCGgcgatctcgtgaaggcactcctgaggGATCTCATACTGATGGACAGGCTCAATTCAAAAATGTTGAAGCTATGGATGAGGCTTTGCAAAAACTTATTACCGCACAGGTCAATAAAGCCGTTTAGGCCTTGgttaaccagttacctgttgcaccccccacacctactccaaataacaacactctGGAGAACTCTCGTTCCAGGCTTGTTAATTCAGGCAGCGGTGGAACCCCCAATGAATCGCAGGATGGAGAACCAGGTAATTTAGTTAATTCAAATTTACAAAATTTgatactaaccttgcagaaacagctcaaggatcAAAGTGAGCGCATAGAGCAGATTCCCGGagtgccgcccataatcaaaggggtagatatggatagatattcacaacaaccctggaagcctagtgctgctccactcccaattccaaaaaagttcagaattcctgatattccaaaatatgatggaacgACAAACCCACGAgatcacgtgactgcattcacgaCGGGTGTAAAAAGCAACGATTTGACTAAGtaggagattgaatcagtattagtcaaaaaaaTTGGTGGAACGCTCACCAAAGGAGCGCTAACATGGTATTCttttttacccaaaaattctataaattcctTTGCTGAGCTTGCAAATTCCTTCATCAAAGCACCCTTGGGAGCTCAAAAGGTAGAGAAGAggatggaggatattttcaaaatcaagcaaggggactaagaactgcttagagagttcgtggacagattccaacgtgaaagaatgataTTACCACGTGTACCAGATAATTGGGcggctatagctttcacaagcaatttgaatgaaaaaagctcagaagctacgaggcgactcaaagaaagccttcgtgAATTtccagctacaacgtggaatgacgtttacaacaagtatagcacgaagttgaaaatagaagaagatactgttccacgacttcaaaaagaagaaaggtaagttcgagacgtGCGGAGACCGAAAAAAGATCCGGTAAGAACAGGTACGAGCCCTATGTGGGACGTGCGGGAAAAGACTCACGATCAAAGCAGGATAATCAAAGGtacgatcacagatcaagaaacagagaatcaggttctttatCAAAATTCAAGAACGAGTGAAATAACTATGAGTCACGAGATaatgatagaaatttgaaggcgagattcggtggttacaacttcaacgtcagcacctccgagctcgtagctgttttgagaagtatgggagataaggtacgatggccaaagaaaatgagatcGAACCCAAACAGGCtcaaccctgaccattggtgcgagttccataatgaccacggacataaaacagcagattgcaTGTTTTtgcaaagtgaagttgatcatttattaaaacaagggtacCTTACTGAgttgttctgtgagaaaggcaagcaagcttacatgaagaacaggcaggagcctccaaaaccaccttctcccaaaagaactgtcaactttataagtgggggtgaagacgtcAAGGGTATATCATATGCAgcagctaacaaaatttccaaagtaacaattacccaagggaaacgggtgcggtatgttttagaggaagacaacattaTATTCAATGATGCAAATGCAGATggcgtattaacccctcataacgacgcactggtaatatctttaattataCATGATACTAatatgaaacgagttttgattgatccaggtagttccgtgaacattattttactgagagtattacgtgagatgcaagctgaagataaaatGATAcaaaaggcgcatactctatctggatcaGATAATTCTAGTATCCtcacgaaaggagaggtaacactcaccacatcCGCTGAAGGAGTCAttaaagatacaaagttccaggtggtagatatggagatggcttacaacatgattcttgggagaccatggatctacgaaatggatgttgttccttcaaccttgtatcaagttattaaattcccatcgccatggggaatatgtcaaattCGGGGAGATCAACATACAACCAGGGCTATCAACTCTGTTGCAGATACAAGCATGAGAAATGAAGGTAAATAGCAATCAAAGAAGACAGTTGATgtcaccacaacacaaacctcaactgaacaagggcaaatagatgtagattcaaggcctgataacattcaagaaccagaagagaatgaaaatatcaaaacaacaatagaggaattagagcctatcgtgttatttgctcaatggcctgacaaaaaagtctatgttggagccaatcttagccaaggtatgagaggtaagttaattgaatttttgaaaactaacgtggattgctttgcttggtcccattctgacatgacaggaataccccGGAGGTGATGAcccataaactaaatgaagatccatcgtagcctcctgtcaagcaaaacaaaagaaagcaaggaactttcaagaattaGGTGATTCacgaagaagtccaaaaattgctaaaaattggttctattcgtgaggtaaaatatcctaacttgttagctaacactgttgtagttccaaagaagaacggtaagtggcgggtatgtgtagattacacagatcttaataaagtctgccctaaagattcttttccactaccacacacagatcaattgattgatgcaactgcaggtcacgaactattaagttttttagatgcatattcaagttataatcagattaaaatggatccgggagatgaagaaaaaacttcattcataacagacaaggggacttactgttataaggtaatgccctttggtctgaagaatgcaggtgcaacgtatcagaggttagttaccaaaatgttcaagagcatttaggaaagactatggaggtatatatagatgatatgcttgttaaaactcagtattcaaaagatcacatatcacacttatctgacacattttcaattttgcgcaaatttaatatgaagttaaatcccaaaAAATGTGCGTTTGGTGTTGCATCAGACAAGTTTtcgggttttcttgtttctaaccgaggtattgaagtaaatcctgcacaGATCAAGGCCATTGAGGAAATCCCTGATATaatttcaaacaagaaagaagttcaaagattaacagggagaattgcagccttgggaagattcatttctaaatcatcagagaagtgtttcAAATTCTTCTCAGCCAttaagaagcaggatcatttcgaatggaatgaggaatgtcaacaggcactcaggaatttgaaaatgtacttatcaaatccacctttgctggcaaaaccaaaggctggggaaagactactcatttacctTGCTATTTTGGAAGTTGCGGTAAGCACTGTTTTggttcgagaagaacaaggtaaacaatcccctaTCTACTATGTTAGTAATTCTTTGTTAGATGCGGAGACAcagtatcctcagttagaaaaacttgcacttgcattaatcttggcatctagaaagttaagaccttactttcagtgtcatcctatcgcCGTAGTAACTGCTTACcctttacgtaatatattacataagcatgagctatcaggtaggttagctaagtggtcAATAGAGTTGAGTGAATATGAaatcacataccaacctagaactgctataaaatcataagtgttagctgatttcgtggccgATTTTAGCCAAgagatgcaattagaagcagaaaaagaattacaggtattCAATGGGGCTAACccgggaacttggactttattcactgatggctcatctaatgtgAAAGGTGCAGGTTTAGGGATGTTCTTGGTACCATCTACGGGTGAGACCATTcgacaagctattaaatgtcactctataactaacaatgaagtggagtatgaggctatgattgcaggtccagaattggcacgagagcttGGCATGAATCAGATTATAATTAAGAGTGATtcgcaactcgtggttaatcaaatgctagggacttatgcaaatagggaagcaaggatgcaacaatacttagaaaaggtacgggaattgataaagcaatttcaaacctggaaagttatacaaataccaagggatgaaaatgcTGAAGtagacgccctagctaatctcgcatctgcagctgatgtggcaagcgatgcaaacgcctcagttatacatttgtttcattcagttctcgatcctgataagaataaggtaaattttaataatttaacttgggattggaggaacgagatttttgcttttttgcagtatggtaccatCCCTGATGAAAAGAAGAAAGCTCATGCGGTTCGAAAAAAGGCTGCTTGGTactgcttaaagcaaggcaatttGTATCGTAAAATGTTTAGTGGTCCCCTAacaagatgcctcggaccttcacaaacggagtatgtaatgaaagaaatacacgagggacattgcgggaatcacgcaggagcaaggtcattggtaagaaccttaattagggcaggttattattggcctaaaatggaaaaagaagcagaaaatttcatggccaaatgtgataaatgtcaaaggtacggtaacaatatgcatagacctgcagaattattacatccggtcattgccccatggccatttatgaaatgaggaatggatatcgtgggtccattaccacaagcaaaaggacaggtaaaatttcTGCTCGTACTCACTTATTAtattactaaatgggtggaggcaggagcttttaaacaggtgcgagaaaaggaagtcaaagattttctttggcggaatatcatatgcctattcggtgtaccaaaggaaatcgtgtgcGATAATGGTCCTCAATTTATTGGAGCACAAATCATAGAATTCTTTCAAAGttagcaaattaaaaggattacgtcaacaccttatcatccggagggtaatgggcaagcagaatcaacgaacaaggttattgttaataatttaaagaaacgatTAGAGGAATCGAAAGGTAACTGGCCCGAAGTGTTACCTgaagttttatgggcatatcgcacaactgcaaaaacaagtacaggagaaacaccgttttcattggtttatggagctaaggctttaattccagttgagataggggaaccaagtacgcggttcacacaggcgacacaagaatataatgacgaggagatgtgggtcaatctagatttactcgaggggaggagagaagctgcattgataagaatggcagcataaaagcaagtcatagaacgatattacaaccgaaaagcacgcctcagattcttcaaagtgggggatttcgtgcttaaaaaggtttttcaatccacAAAGGCAACCAACAcgggtaaattaagtccaacatgggaaggaccctatagagttCGTGATATTGCAGGCAGGGGAGCATATGagctggagacaatggatggcaagatactaccttcacattggaatgttgttcatttgaagagatactatttctaagaaatacccacggtcaggtatcactatttcaaatttaatttttgaattgttaaaattttactaacaattttagatgataggcaaaaagctaacctg encodes the following:
- the LOC138871213 gene encoding uncharacterized protein, encoding MILPRVPDNWAAIAFTSNLNEKSSEATRRLKESLREFPATTWNDVYNKYSTKLKIEEDTVPRLQKEERNLKARFGGYNFNVSTSELVAVLRSMGDKVRWPKKMRSNPNRLNPDHWCEFHNDHGHKTADCMFLQSEVDHLLKQGYLTELFCEKGKQAYMKNRQEPPKPPSPKRTVNFISGGEDVKGISYAAANKISKVTITQGKRVRYVLEEDNIIFNDANADGVLTPHNDALVISLIIHDTNMKRVLIDPGSSVNIILLRVLREMQAEDKMIQKAHTLSGSDNSSILTKGEVTLTTSAEGVIKDTKFQVVDMEMAYNMILGRPWIYEMDVVPSTLYQVIKFPSPWGICQIRGDQHTTRAINSVADTSMRNEDKFSGFLVSNRGIEVNPAQIKAIEEIPDIISNKKEVQRLTGRIAALGRFISKSSEKCFKFFSAIKKQDHFEWNEECQQALRNLKMYLSNPPLLAKPKAGERLLIYLAILEVAVSTVLVREEQGKQSPIYYVSNSLLDAETQYPQLEKLALALILASRKLRPYFQCHPIAVVTAYPLRNILHKHELSGLGMFLVPSTGETIRQAIKCHSITNNEVEYEAMIAGPELARELGMNQIIIKSDSQLVVNQMLGTYANREARMQQYLEKVRELIKQFQTWKVIQIPRDENAEVDALANLASAADVYGTIPDEKKKAHAVRKKAAWYCLKQGRGAYELETMDGKILPSHWNVVHLKRYYF